Proteins found in one Hippopotamus amphibius kiboko isolate mHipAmp2 chromosome 12, mHipAmp2.hap2, whole genome shotgun sequence genomic segment:
- the GPRC5D gene encoding G-protein coupled receptor family C group 5 member D, translated as MYEDCQESMGDYYSLCATSGAWGIVLESLAAIGIVVTVVLLLAFLFLMRRVQDRCQWNVLPTQFLFLLGVLGLFSLTFAFIIQLNQQTAPIRYFLFGVLFALCFSCLLAHASNLMKLVRGQVSFSWRTILCIAVGVSLLQTIIAVEYVTLIMTRGTMFVGMTPCQLNVDFVVLLVYVLFLMALTFFVSKATFCGPCENWKQHGRLIFVTVLISILIWVVWISMLLTGNARLQRQPHWDDPVICIALVTNAWVFLLLYIIPELCILYRSRQHDCPPQGNAHPLPAYERGFRADHQELSRARDSDGAQEDVALTACGTPLPFQTVDPTQEAFIRWAKVSPQQDAEL; from the exons ATGTATGAGGACTGCCAGGAGTCCATGGGGGACTATTACTCCCTCTGTGCCACCTCGGGAGCATGGGGCATTGTTCTGGAGTCCCTGGCAGCAATTGGCATAGTGGTTACCGTTGTGCTGCTGCTGGCATTTCTCTTCCTCATGCGAAGGGTTCAAGACCGCTGCCAGTGGAATGTCCTCCCCACCCagttcctcttcctcctgggtGTCCTGGGGCTGTTTAGCCTTACTTTTGCCTTCATCATCCAGCTCAATCAGCAGACTGCCCCCATCCGCTATTTTCTCTTTGGGGTCCTCTTTGCTCTCTGCTTCTCGTGCCTCTTGGCTCATGCCTCCAACTTGATGAAGCTGGTCCGGGGTCAAGTCTCCTTCTCTTGGAGAACAATTCTGTGCATTGCTGTTGGTGTCAGCCTGTTGCAGACGATCATCGCCGTTGAGTATGTGACTCTCATCATGACCAGAGGTACGATGTTTGTGGGTATGACGCCCTGTCAGCTCAACGTGGACTTCGTGGTCCTCCTGGTTTACGTCCTCTTCCTGATGGCCCTCACGTTCTTCGTCTCCAAAGCCACCTTCTGTGGCCCGTGTGAGAACTGGAAGCAGCACGGGAGGCTCATCTTCGTCACCGTGCTCATCTCCATCCTCATCTGGGTGGTGTGGATCTCTATGCTCCTGACGGGCAACGCGCGGCTCCAGCGGCAGCCCCACTGGGACGACCCTGTCATCTGCATCGCCCTGGTCACCAACGCGTGGGTTTTCCTGCTGCTGTACATCATCCCGGAGCTGTGCATTCTCTACAGGTCGCGTCAGCACGATTGCCCTCCTCAAGGCAATGCCCACCCGCTCCCAGCTTACGAACGCGGCTTCAGAGCGGATCACCAGGAACTCTCCAGAG CCCGAGACAGTGATGGCGCTCAGGAGGATGTAGCATTAACTGCATGTGGTACCCC tcttccttttcagactGTTGATCCCACACAGGAAGCCTTCATCCGATGGGCTAAAGTAAGCCCCCAGCAAGATGCAGAATTATAA